The Bacteroidota bacterium genome window below encodes:
- a CDS encoding MATE family efflux transporter has product MTSKLSDNRLILAIAGPAVLQTLVKSSFSLIDTYWVGKLGSTQLASITVANFLVWGALALGELIATGTNSLVAQSYGAQESDTGRKIATENLINTFFKTLLITILLIPVLPFLYDIINLDAAQRGFTNDYLLTFLIGMPCVTLLSTTAAIYRGTGDTKTPFYLISLAVSLNFVLAPLFIFGVNGFLRFEMEGAALSTLVSYLTAFIIGYILLRKRNLIGKFREYKFDKKILKHTFKIGLPVSLNGLAFSFIYVIVSRFVAEFGTTGLAALGIGHRSESISYQICVGLSLAATVLIGQNIGAGNKDKAERLAWRICGIGTAAMSVYGILLFIFARTIATFFTTDLAVIDAAEAYNKINALIMIFSAADVILNGAFSGAGDTIPPVTIGLIFNTLRIPLCALFAPIWGLNGIWIAICLSVALKSLVLTYWFYRGKWKERNFELSSKKENILKLVEGE; this is encoded by the coding sequence TTGACAAGCAAGCTTTCAGATAACAGATTAATACTCGCAATCGCAGGTCCCGCTGTTTTACAAACACTGGTAAAATCCTCCTTCTCCTTAATAGATACTTACTGGGTGGGAAAGCTCGGCAGTACTCAGCTTGCATCCATAACTGTTGCAAATTTTTTAGTATGGGGAGCGCTTGCTTTAGGTGAACTAATAGCCACAGGTACAAACTCACTTGTTGCGCAGTCATACGGCGCTCAGGAAAGTGATACCGGAAGAAAAATTGCTACTGAAAATCTCATCAATACATTTTTCAAAACATTACTTATTACAATTCTTTTAATACCTGTACTGCCGTTTCTATATGATATAATAAATCTCGATGCAGCACAAAGAGGATTTACAAATGACTACCTGCTTACGTTTCTTATAGGAATGCCTTGTGTTACTTTACTTTCAACAACTGCAGCTATTTACAGAGGAACGGGTGATACTAAGACTCCGTTCTATCTCATCAGTCTGGCAGTATCGTTAAATTTTGTTTTGGCACCGCTGTTTATATTCGGAGTAAACGGATTTCTCCGGTTCGAAATGGAAGGCGCTGCGCTTTCAACTTTAGTTTCATACTTAACCGCTTTTATAATAGGATATATTTTACTCAGAAAAAGAAATCTTATAGGTAAATTCAGAGAGTATAAATTTGATAAAAAGATTTTAAAGCATACATTTAAAATCGGATTACCTGTTTCATTGAACGGTCTTGCTTTCTCTTTTATATATGTAATCGTTTCAAGATTTGTTGCGGAGTTTGGAACAACGGGACTTGCAGCTCTGGGTATCGGTCATCGTTCCGAGTCAATTTCATATCAGATATGTGTAGGTCTTTCACTTGCTGCAACAGTTTTGATCGGGCAGAATATCGGTGCAGGGAATAAAGATAAAGCCGAACGGCTGGCTTGGAGGATTTGCGGAATCGGAACTGCCGCAATGTCAGTTTATGGAATACTTCTTTTTATTTTCGCCCGCACCATTGCAACATTTTTTACAACTGATCTTGCAGTTATAGATGCTGCCGAAGCTTATAATAAAATCAATGCTCTGATTATGATTTTCTCCGCAGCTGATGTAATATTAAACGGAGCATTTTCGGGAGCGGGAGATACCATCCCTCCGGTAACAATCGGACTTATATTTAATACTTTAAGAATTCCACTGTGCGCACTCTTTGCGCCTATATGGGGACTAAACGGAATATGGATTGCAATATGTCTCTCCGTTGCACTGAAAAGTCTTGTACTTACATATTGGTTCTATCGGGGCAAATGGAAGGAAAGAAATTTTGAGCTTAGCAGTAAGAAAGAAAATATTCTAAAGCTTGTTGAAGGTGAGTAA
- a CDS encoding SPOR domain-containing protein, producing the protein MTKEQIIRSISDEFKISELESIQFYENVFQYIEGSFRKSKNLNISEFGKFNVIERTGTDGGKVNSVKFSPSKKLATEVNYNYNNLAKILFRDIERNMNKERILSLGEENIYREEAPVESAEVFDRYTEEEKDFIEEQVNLTSANNKNAGLSDLEQRVRKIEAFINVIKKFFEDEKLGETLSKAKTEIVPPQADYVKRAEEDKLKDEQYKASISSLEAKIKELEAKFKESEAKKVETRTETKVETNTEEKIVAREEKKEPKIELPPIDVVPPVIEKTIEPEAKITPEPIVEEPKIEAEEKTVAPDLGNLVVESEYTEEVKTTEEDKPEFVSAIDVIEEKIAPVEDFKLPAEDFTKPIEESLDAPAIEKKIEERLAEIVKAPGKKTPKAKDPSTSNIDDLLKTLGVADEEEYEEEYEDVIEEELVQEVKTEDIADKYFIKTEAPEEVLPEVIEEKIAPVIEEEVTPVIEEKITPVIEEKTEEVVPEIVEGQKLPDTPLVSEITDTELHAKVDSLIQEFRTESSKIKEEEEEKEKQQEIEEKKEAEPEVIAPVPAMDSEEAQLSTALSSIFNSILTSENIKKEEPKQTPIIKEEVQNLHNEIVKSEKHPETTEPTIEASQPPAEEKKDLSNSSISDIYSSAKSFNDIFEQKSETKEEKEHAEDLNQIREMHEKTDTNGHDLTDTSNGHNLQDTTNGHNLTDTNGHGLKDTAGLDMYGPGLTESGKEHDVRTSKIYTNGNPLKPYANGNGKNGNGASTLNQVLEDNGLHKESKTSIFIIAIIIVIALGLLFFAIFNSGIMGKENPSLKEKNYGLVKVKDVKNEKYFYDNGKDKVYFQTENGFTIQAGSFNEKEAAIEKSKMLADKKIENVRIEELEKDNTTFFRVRVGMFKTLEEAKNYSEKF; encoded by the coding sequence ATGACTAAAGAGCAGATAATAAGGAGTATCTCCGATGAGTTTAAGATAAGTGAGCTGGAATCCATTCAGTTTTATGAGAATGTATTTCAGTACATCGAAGGCTCTTTCCGTAAGAGCAAGAACTTAAACATTTCAGAATTCGGTAAATTCAACGTGATTGAAAGAACCGGGACTGACGGAGGTAAAGTTAATTCTGTGAAGTTTTCCCCATCAAAAAAACTTGCCACAGAGGTTAACTATAACTACAATAATCTCGCCAAAATTCTGTTTCGTGATATTGAAAGGAACATGAACAAGGAAAGAATTCTCTCTTTAGGCGAAGAAAATATTTACAGAGAAGAAGCTCCGGTTGAATCAGCTGAAGTTTTTGACAGATATACAGAAGAAGAAAAAGATTTTATTGAAGAGCAGGTTAATTTAACTTCTGCGAATAATAAAAATGCGGGTTTAAGTGATTTAGAGCAGCGCGTAAGAAAAATTGAAGCGTTCATAAATGTAATAAAGAAATTTTTTGAAGACGAAAAGCTTGGCGAAACATTATCAAAAGCAAAAACAGAAATAGTTCCGCCGCAGGCAGATTATGTAAAACGCGCAGAAGAAGATAAATTAAAAGATGAACAGTACAAAGCATCTATTTCGTCGCTTGAAGCAAAAATAAAAGAACTTGAAGCAAAGTTCAAAGAGTCCGAAGCTAAGAAAGTTGAGACAAGAACAGAAACAAAAGTTGAGACTAACACTGAAGAAAAGATTGTTGCCAGAGAAGAGAAAAAAGAACCTAAGATAGAGCTTCCGCCGATAGACGTTGTACCTCCTGTAATAGAAAAGACTATTGAGCCTGAAGCAAAAATTACACCTGAACCGATTGTTGAAGAGCCGAAAATTGAAGCTGAAGAAAAAACAGTAGCACCTGACTTAGGAAATTTAGTTGTAGAATCAGAATATACCGAAGAAGTAAAAACCACTGAAGAAGATAAGCCTGAGTTTGTTTCTGCCATAGATGTAATCGAGGAAAAAATTGCACCAGTTGAAGATTTTAAACTACCGGCTGAAGATTTTACAAAGCCGATTGAGGAATCACTTGACGCACCGGCAATTGAAAAGAAAATTGAAGAGAGACTTGCAGAGATAGTTAAAGCTCCGGGAAAGAAAACTCCTAAGGCAAAAGACCCGTCTACAAGCAATATTGATGATCTCTTAAAAACATTAGGAGTAGCAGATGAAGAAGAATACGAAGAAGAATACGAAGATGTAATAGAAGAAGAGCTGGTACAGGAAGTAAAGACAGAAGATATTGCAGATAAGTACTTTATTAAAACTGAAGCACCTGAAGAAGTTCTTCCTGAAGTTATTGAAGAAAAAATTGCTCCGGTTATTGAAGAAGAAGTTACACCTGTAATAGAAGAAAAAATTACACCTGTAATTGAAGAGAAAACGGAAGAAGTTGTTCCTGAAATAGTTGAGGGACAAAAGCTACCTGATACTCCTTTGGTAAGTGAGATTACTGATACAGAACTTCATGCAAAGGTTGATTCGCTTATACAGGAATTCAGAACTGAATCTTCAAAAATAAAAGAAGAAGAAGAGGAAAAAGAAAAGCAGCAGGAAATTGAAGAAAAGAAAGAAGCAGAGCCTGAAGTAATTGCACCTGTACCTGCAATGGATTCTGAAGAAGCACAGCTTTCAACAGCTTTATCTTCTATCTTCAATTCGATTCTTACCTCTGAAAATATTAAGAAGGAAGAGCCGAAGCAGACACCTATAATAAAAGAAGAAGTACAAAATCTTCATAATGAAATAGTAAAAAGTGAGAAACATCCGGAAACAACTGAACCAACTATAGAAGCTTCACAGCCTCCTGCAGAAGAGAAGAAGGATTTAAGCAATTCTTCTATCAGTGATATTTACTCAAGCGCAAAAAGCTTTAATGATATATTCGAACAGAAATCTGAAACAAAAGAAGAGAAAGAGCATGCAGAGGATTTAAACCAAATCCGTGAGATGCATGAAAAAACCGATACGAACGGCCACGATTTAACCGATACTTCAAACGGTCACAATTTACAAGATACCACAAATGGTCATAACTTAACTGATACAAACGGTCACGGTTTGAAAGATACAGCAGGTCTTGATATGTACGGACCGGGACTTACAGAAAGCGGAAAAGAGCACGACGTAAGAACATCAAAAATTTACACAAACGGTAATCCGCTGAAGCCATACGCAAACGGCAACGGAAAGAACGGTAACGGTGCATCAACATTAAATCAGGTACTTGAAGATAACGGTCTTCATAAAGAATCCAAGACGAGCATTTTCATAATTGCAATTATTATTGTAATAGCGCTTGGACTTTTATTCTTCGCGATTTTCAACTCAGGTATTATGGGTAAAGAAAATCCTTCATTAAAAGAAAAGAACTACGGACTGGTAAAGGTGAAAGATGTAAAGAATGAAAAATATTTTTACGATAACGGAAAAGATAAAGTTTACTTCCAGACAGAAAACGGTTTTACAATTCAGGCAGGTTCATTCAATGAAAAGGAAGCCGCAATAGAAAAATCTAAAATGCTGGCTGATAAGAAAATTGAAAATGTAAGAATTGA
- a CDS encoding DUF1573 domain-containing protein: protein MKSKGSKISFFMLGLVAIFAIMFSVVNNSKLAASINGPRIVFEESKHDFGKIPSGPQVEYIFKFTNKGNQSLHIEKVQASCGCTGTAMGEKMDYAKGESGEIKVTFNTQGREGKQEKTIMVYSNDAKEPQKVLSFTAEIDPNMQ from the coding sequence ATGAAATCAAAGGGTTCAAAAATATCGTTCTTCATGCTGGGACTTGTTGCGATATTTGCAATTATGTTTTCAGTCGTGAATAATTCCAAACTTGCTGCATCAATCAACGGACCGAGAATTGTGTTTGAAGAATCAAAACATGATTTCGGAAAAATCCCTTCGGGACCGCAGGTTGAATATATTTTTAAGTTCACCAATAAAGGTAATCAGTCACTTCACATCGAAAAAGTTCAGGCATCATGCGGATGTACAGGAACTGCAATGGGTGAAAAAATGGATTATGCAAAGGGTGAGTCAGGTGAAATAAAAGTTACATTCAATACTCAGGGAAGAGAAGGCAAGCAGGAAAAAACAATTATGGTTTACTCCAACGATGCAAAAGAGCCTCAAAAAGTTCTTAGCTTCACTGCTGAAATAGATCCTAACATGCAGTAA
- a CDS encoding transposase family protein codes for MKVSKYFKIKKIPGIIKKLTGVSVEKFEDLLKHLTPIFIDLEKKRLFKKSRKRAFGGGRKQDLDLDDKLLMLLMYNHLFVTHEFLGALFNLHNSNVSRQINHLEPLLSKVYQVPERKIKLADSVLSQSQILEIFVNLDEADKKEMNYSPVGTDYPPVKSTGTGGSDLRINTEDKIITQIKVIPIKK; via the coding sequence ATGAAAGTAAGCAAATACTTTAAGATCAAAAAAATACCCGGCATCATTAAAAAACTGACCGGAGTAAGTGTTGAAAAATTTGAGGATCTCTTAAAGCACCTCACACCAATCTTTATTGATCTGGAAAAAAAGAGACTCTTCAAAAAATCCCGCAAGAGAGCCTTTGGCGGCGGAAGAAAACAGGACCTTGACCTTGACGACAAACTATTAATGCTTCTTATGTACAACCATTTATTTGTAACTCATGAATTTTTAGGCGCTCTCTTCAATCTGCATAACAGTAACGTAAGCAGACAGATCAATCATCTAGAGCCGTTACTTTCAAAAGTATATCAGGTTCCTGAAAGAAAGATAAAGCTTGCAGACTCTGTTTTATCTCAGTCACAGATTTTAGAAATTTTTGTAAATCTTGATGAAGCTGATAAGAAGGAAATGAATTACAGTCCTGTAGGAACAGATTATCCGCCGGTAAAATCAACCGGAACAGGCGGCAGTGATTTAAGAATTAACACTGAAGATAAGATAATCACACAAATAAAAGTTATACCAATAAAAAAATAA
- a CDS encoding polysaccharide deacetylase family protein: protein MNILYLLSQVEITGAETYVESLANYLSKYGNNIFIASDTFSRKAEAKIFKVPLHQRDFSTRRNNITEIQKIIKENNIDIVHANSRASAWVGHFACKREKIPFIVTIHGLSGMRFSKKLVPALGDKTIAVSEYIREVTMKDFKVKKSQIELIRNGLNIDEIIDRSREEVKTVYKDEKDFLLSYIGRGTGPKKDIVLALVNEIIPKVKSEIKNLKFLFICPGTLHDEILKSIDKKNKEAGEEYIIIDDHKNDVMATLNQTDMVIAAGRSAIESVLLNKPVIFWGESLFGGVLNEQSLPLALESNFGDSRDVEKVRTDKIAKEVTSAIKENIKLQPAVKEKIEEEYGLTGNAEKVLTLYKAEILSHNKNILEKPLPIVLYHRVVKDNIKDSVVGIYVTEKIFEEQLAHLQKSKFKTITFIDVSKALKGNKTLSEKNIILTFDDGYEDNYDSAFPLLKKYNSTAVIFLVTGQESNVWDSHKNEPGAKLLSKGQVKEMYEYGIEFGAHTLNHAKLTEVKKNQLLKEIYNSKVFICRELQIPAISFAYPYGECNQMTKEVVKSLGFEFGVATDSGPLNFLKDLYQIRRQIIFSHTSLFQFKKKISKWYPAYKKFKSKK from the coding sequence ATGAATATTCTTTACCTCTTATCGCAGGTAGAGATTACGGGGGCGGAAACCTACGTAGAATCTCTGGCAAATTATTTATCCAAGTACGGCAATAATATTTTTATTGCTTCGGATACCTTTTCCCGTAAGGCAGAGGCAAAGATATTTAAAGTCCCGCTGCACCAGAGGGATTTCAGCACACGCCGAAACAACATCACTGAGATACAGAAAATAATAAAAGAAAATAATATTGATATAGTGCATGCAAACTCTCGCGCATCGGCATGGGTGGGACACTTTGCATGCAAGAGAGAGAAGATTCCTTTTATAGTTACCATCCATGGACTTAGCGGAATGAGGTTTTCAAAGAAGTTAGTACCTGCTCTCGGAGATAAAACGATTGCAGTCTCCGAGTATATTCGAGAAGTAACGATGAAGGATTTTAAAGTAAAGAAGAGCCAGATTGAACTGATACGCAACGGGCTTAACATTGATGAAATTATTGATAGAAGCAGGGAAGAAGTGAAGACTGTTTATAAAGACGAAAAGGATTTTCTTTTATCATATATAGGAAGGGGAACGGGTCCAAAAAAAGATATAGTTCTTGCTCTGGTGAATGAAATTATTCCTAAAGTAAAATCTGAGATTAAAAATTTAAAATTTCTTTTCATATGCCCCGGCACTCTGCACGATGAAATATTAAAGAGCATAGACAAAAAAAATAAAGAAGCGGGAGAGGAATATATAATAATTGATGACCATAAGAATGATGTTATGGCGACTCTTAATCAGACTGATATGGTAATTGCTGCAGGCAGAAGCGCAATTGAAAGTGTGCTGTTGAATAAGCCCGTCATTTTCTGGGGCGAGTCTTTATTTGGGGGAGTATTGAATGAACAAAGTCTGCCGCTTGCCCTTGAATCGAATTTCGGTGACAGCCGTGATGTTGAAAAAGTCCGGACTGATAAAATTGCAAAAGAAGTAACGAGCGCTATTAAAGAAAATATTAAGCTTCAACCGGCTGTTAAAGAAAAAATTGAAGAAGAGTATGGATTGACCGGCAATGCGGAGAAAGTCCTTACTTTATATAAAGCGGAAATCCTCAGTCATAATAAAAATATACTTGAAAAACCGCTACCGATTGTTCTTTATCACCGGGTTGTAAAAGATAATATTAAAGATAGCGTTGTCGGGATTTATGTGACGGAAAAAATTTTTGAAGAGCAGCTTGCGCATCTGCAAAAGAGTAAATTCAAAACAATTACATTTATAGATGTAAGTAAGGCATTAAAAGGGAATAAGACTCTTTCAGAAAAAAATATAATACTTACATTTGATGACGGATACGAAGATAACTATGATTCGGCTTTTCCTTTATTAAAGAAGTATAATTCAACTGCTGTAATTTTTTTAGTGACAGGTCAGGAAAGCAATGTTTGGGATTCGCATAAAAATGAGCCCGGAGCAAAGCTGCTTTCAAAAGGACAAGTTAAAGAAATGTATGAATATGGGATTGAATTCGGCGCGCATACATTAAATCATGCAAAACTGACAGAAGTAAAAAAAAACCAACTCTTAAAAGAAATATATAATTCCAAAGTATTCATTTGCAGAGAATTGCAGATTCCGGCCATTTCATTTGCCTATCCTTACGGTGAGTGTAATCAGATGACAAAAGAAGTCGTGAAGTCGTTGGGCTTTGAGTTTGGAGTTGCGACTGATTCCGGTCCTTTAAATTTCCTCAAAGATTTATACCAAATCCGCCGCCAGATTATTTTTTCACACACATCTTTATTCCAGTTCAAGAAGAAAATATCTAAGTGGTATCCCGCTTATAAAAAATTCAAATCAAAAAAATAG
- a CDS encoding rhodanese-like domain-containing protein, with the protein MNKKPSGIAQAIMIFIVALVVGLTINATSEKRVPLFTNYTEKLKADNTDSLTNSIKATGDFKNNPYDTTQKKTPLSYSNNPNLTKEGFIKPQKIKLELAKLLYDKNALMIDARKPEDYAQGHIKGAINISYEDYHFKDKDKLPERLKGLNKDGIIICYCNGGDCDMSIDLAYDIAKLGFNAMNIYLGGYKEWEAAGYPVEK; encoded by the coding sequence ATGAATAAAAAACCTTCCGGTATTGCCCAGGCAATAATGATTTTTATAGTAGCTCTCGTAGTAGGGCTTACAATAAATGCCACGAGTGAAAAACGTGTTCCGTTGTTTACAAATTATACAGAGAAACTGAAAGCAGATAATACGGACAGTTTAACTAATTCTATAAAAGCCACAGGTGATTTTAAAAATAATCCGTACGATACAACTCAAAAGAAAACACCATTAAGCTACAGCAATAATCCAAATCTTACCAAAGAAGGTTTTATAAAACCTCAGAAAATAAAACTTGAGCTTGCCAAACTTCTTTATGATAAAAATGCTTTAATGATTGATGCAAGAAAGCCGGAAGATTATGCCCAGGGACATATAAAAGGCGCAATTAATATTTCGTACGAAGATTACCATTTTAAAGATAAGGATAAACTTCCTGAAAGACTTAAGGGCCTTAATAAAGACGGAATCATAATCTGCTATTGTAACGGAGGCGACTGCGATATGAGCATTGACCTTGCCTATGATATAGCGAAGCTTGGTTTTAATGCTATGAATATTTATCTCGGCGGTTATAAAGAGTGGGAAGCAGCGGGATATCCCGTTGAAAAATAA
- a CDS encoding DoxX family membrane protein, giving the protein MRDFLSSRYVQFALQFIIGAVFLYASYNKLFDQVGFAKSVYAYKFLPDFLVNITAIIVPSLEFIAGLFLMFGLFRKGSSLIIIILLSVFLIALVQAYLRGLDIDCGCFGSNPEDKVTSADLLIRIFEDILLLLGAIIIFKFSRSKYYKNVNYTDTEMKVSQNQEI; this is encoded by the coding sequence ATGAGAGATTTTCTTTCTTCTAGATATGTTCAGTTCGCGCTGCAGTTTATAATCGGTGCAGTATTTTTATATGCGTCATATAATAAGCTGTTCGACCAGGTGGGTTTTGCAAAATCGGTTTATGCTTATAAATTTCTTCCTGACTTTCTCGTAAACATTACAGCCATTATTGTTCCTTCATTGGAATTCATTGCTGGACTTTTTTTGATGTTCGGTTTGTTTAGAAAGGGGAGTTCGCTTATTATAATAATACTGCTAAGTGTGTTTTTAATTGCGCTTGTTCAGGCATATTTAAGGGGATTGGATATCGATTGCGGCTGTTTCGGCTCAAATCCGGAAGATAAAGTTACTTCTGCGGATTTATTAATCAGAATATTCGAAGATATATTGTTATTGCTGGGAGCAATTATTATTTTTAAGTTTAGCCGTTCAAAATACTATAAAAACGTAAATTATACGGATACTGAAATGAAAGTATCCCAAAATCAGGAGATATAA
- a CDS encoding HU family DNA-binding protein, with protein MNKDSLVSKVANSSSFSRHRSEQIFDRIFELIKESLVKDKEFSVDNFGEFTVEHRESMKIMNTKENQEVLLPPKDYINFTPSKNLLDIINKK; from the coding sequence ATGAACAAAGATTCTTTAGTAAGCAAAGTGGCAAACTCCAGCAGCTTCAGCCGTCACAGAAGCGAGCAGATATTCGACAGAATATTCGAGTTAATAAAGGAATCCCTTGTAAAGGATAAAGAATTCTCTGTTGATAATTTTGGAGAGTTCACGGTAGAGCACCGCGAAAGCATGAAGATTATGAATACGAAAGAAAATCAGGAAGTTTTGCTTCCCCCTAAAGACTATATAAATTTTACTCCATCAAAAAATTTATTAGACATAATAAATAAAAAATGA